Proteins from a genomic interval of Thunnus thynnus chromosome 5, fThuThy2.1, whole genome shotgun sequence:
- the hsbp1b gene encoding heat shock factor-binding protein 1b yields the protein MAETDPKSVQDLTNVVQTLLQQMQDKFQTMSDQIIGRIDEMSTRIDDLEKNIADLMTQAGVEEIEATPEKAKEGQGSS from the exons ATGGCTGAGACGGATCCCAAGTCGGTGCAGGACCTTACAAATGTG GTCCAGACACTGCTGCAACAGATGCAGGACAAGTTCCAGACCATGTCAGACCAGATCATCGGGAGGA TCGATGAGATGAGCACGCGTATTGATGACTTGGAGAAGAATATTGCTGACCTGATGACCCAGGCTGGTGTTGAAGAGATCGAGGCAACACCGGAAAAGGCTAAAGAGGGTCAAGGCTCATCATGA